The following are encoded in a window of Betaproteobacteria bacterium genomic DNA:
- a CDS encoding c-type cytochrome — protein MKLLHVAIAASAAAVFAAEAFAAMDDAAANAAMSKAGCMACHAVDKKLVGPSFQEVAKKYKGDAKAVATLTEKVRKGGAGNWGQIPMPPNPADKISDADLKSVVEWILTK, from the coding sequence ATGAAGCTACTGCACGTTGCCATCGCGGCCTCGGCCGCCGCCGTCTTCGCAGCCGAAGCCTTTGCCGCCATGGACGACGCGGCGGCAAACGCCGCGATGAGCAAGGCCGGCTGTATGGCCTGTCACGCGGTCGACAAGAAGCTCGTCGGACCATCCTTCCAGGAGGTCGCGAAGAAGTACAAGGGCGACGCCAAGGCGGTCGCGACGCTGACCGAAAAAGTGCGCAAGGGCGGCGCCGGCAACTGGGGGCAGATCCCGATGCCGCCGAACCCCGCGGACAAGATCAGTGACGCGGATCTCAAGAGCGTCGTGGAGTGGATTCTCACGAAATAG